Below is a window of Mycobacterium dioxanotrophicus DNA.
GGGGGTGCGGCGTACCCGCAGTAAGTTCGGCGCCCGGCTGGAGCCGTTCGCCCACATCGATGTTCAGCTGCATCCCGGCCGCAATCTCGACATCGTCACCCAGGTCCAGGCCATCGACGCGTTCGCCGCCGACATCGTCAGTGATTACGGTCGCTACACCTGCGCGTGCGCCATGTTGGAGACCGCCGAACGGTTGGCCGGCGAGGAGCGGGCGCCCATGCCCGCGCTGCACCGCTTGACGGTGGCGGCGCTGCGGGCGGTTGCCGACGGCTCCCGGGCTCGCGAGCTGGTGCTCGATTCCTATCTGCTGCGGGCGATGGGGGTGGCCGGCTGGGCGCCGGCGCTGACCGAATGTGCCCGCTGCGCCGCGCCCGGCCCGCACCGCGCGTTCCACGTCGCAGCCGGCGGCAGCGTCTGCGTGCACTGCAGGCCCAGCGGATCGTCCACGCCGCCGCAGGCGGTACTCGAACTGATGGCGGCGCTGCACGACGGCGACTGGGAATATGCCGAGACGACGACGTCAGGGCACCGCAGCCAGGCCAGCGGCCTCATCGCCGCGCATCTGCAGTGGCACCTGGAACGTCAGCTGCGGACATTGCCTCTGGTGGAACGGGCCTACCGCGTGGATCGGACGGTCGCCGACCGTCGGGCCGCCCTGGTCGGGCAGGATATGGCACATGGCATTCAAACGGGGCAAGACAACCTACCCGCAGCTGCCCCCGGCGCCTGACGACTATCCGGTCTTCCCGGATACGTCGACGTGGCCGGTGGTCTTCCCGGAATTGCCGCCCAGCACCAACGGCCGTTTCTCACGCCCGCCGCAGCACACGTCCAAGGCGTCCGCGCCGCTGATTCCGGCCGACCAGGTGCCCAACCATGTCGCGGTGGTGATGGACGGCAACGGTCGGTGGGCCACCCAGCGTGGCCTCGGCCGTACCGAAGGCCACAAGATGGGCGAGGCGGTGTTGATCGATATCACCTGTGGCGCCATCGAACTCGGTATCAAGCACCTCAGCGTGTATGCGTTCTCCACGGAGAACTGGAAGCGCAGCACCGAGGAAGTCCGGTTCTTGATGGGCTTCAACCGCGAGGTGGTGCGCCGCCGCAGGGAGAACCTGGATGCGATGGGGGTGAACATGCGCTGGGTCGGCTCGCGGCCCAAGATGTGGCGCAGCGTCATCAAAGAGTTCGACATCGCCGAGCAGATGACCGTCGGCAACGACGTCATCACCGTCAACTATTGCGTGAACTACGGCGGCCGCACCGAGATCGTGGAGGCGGCCCAGGCGTTGGCCCAGGAAGCGGCCGACGGCAAGATCAATCCGAGCCGCATCAGCGAGGCATCTTTCGCCAAGCACCTGCACCGGCCAGACATCCCCGACGTCGACCTGTTCATCCGCACGTCAGGGGAACAGCGGGCCAGCAACTTCCTGCTGTGGCAGGCCGCGTACGCCGAGTTCGTGTTCCAGGACAAGCTGTGGCCCGATTACGACCGGCGCGATCTGTGGGCGGCCTGCGAGGAGTACGTCAACCGCAACCGGCGCTTCGGTAGGGCCGAATGACCGGCCTGCTGCAGCAGTTGTCCTCCGCGCTGGGCGCGGTGATGTCCGTCGTCGAGGAAGAAGACGACGCGCTGACCGTCACCGTCGACGGATCGGTCGCCTCGGTGCGGGTCGTCACCATCGCCGAAGGGCTGGAGATGGTGTCGCTGACCCAACCGCTGGCATGGGACCTGCCGCTCAACAACAAGATTCGTGAACGGGTGGCCGGCCACGCCAGCCGCACCATGCTGGGTTCGGTCGTGCTGGTGGAGAAGCTGGTCACCACGCCCGCCAACGGCGCGACGCCGAAGGGATCGGTGCGCAAGAGCCCGGCGAAGAAGGTCGCCGACGTGATGCTGCGTTACAACTTCCCGGCAGCCGGGCTCACCGACGAGGCTCTGCGCACGCTGATCCTGATGGTGCTGGCCACGGGCGCGGACGTGCGTCGCGACCTCATGTCATGACGGTTCTGCACATCGTGGCCGCCGTCGTCCTGGACGAGCGCAACCAGGTGTTGGTGGTCCGCAAGCGGGGCACATCGTCGTTCATGCAGCCCGGCGGCAAGATCGAACCGGGAGAGCAGCCACTGGCCGCGCTGTGCCGCGAGGTCGACGAGGAGCTCGGCGCCCGCTTCGATCCGGCGACGGCACGCCCCCTCGGGCGCTACACCGCGACAGCAGCCAACGAACCCGGCCATACCGTCGACGCGCACCTGTACCTGGTCAGTCTCGATCGCGAACCGCATCCCGCGGCCGAGATCGAGGAGATGACCTGGATCGACCCGCACGACCCCGGCGACATCGAACTGGCCCCGCTGACCCGGCAGACCGTACTGGCCCTGGCCCGTGATCCCGACCTAGTCGGCTGACCCGCCGCACTCGCCGCACACCCCGAAGATCTCGATGGTGTGGCTGATGTCGGAGAAACCGTGCTCGCGGGCGACCTCGACGGCCCAGGATTCCACGTCGCCGCCGGAGACCTCGACGGTCGAGCCGCAGGTGCGGCACACCAGGTGGTGGTGATGGTGCTCCGAGCACCGGCGATACACC
It encodes the following:
- the recO gene encoding DNA repair protein RecO → MRLYRDRAVVLRQHKLGEADRIVTLLTRDHGLVRAVAKGVRRTRSKFGARLEPFAHIDVQLHPGRNLDIVTQVQAIDAFAADIVSDYGRYTCACAMLETAERLAGEERAPMPALHRLTVAALRAVADGSRARELVLDSYLLRAMGVAGWAPALTECARCAAPGPHRAFHVAAGGSVCVHCRPSGSSTPPQAVLELMAALHDGDWEYAETTTSGHRSQASGLIAAHLQWHLERQLRTLPLVERAYRVDRTVADRRAALVGQDMAHGIQTGQDNLPAAAPGA
- a CDS encoding decaprenyl diphosphate synthase; this encodes MAFKRGKTTYPQLPPAPDDYPVFPDTSTWPVVFPELPPSTNGRFSRPPQHTSKASAPLIPADQVPNHVAVVMDGNGRWATQRGLGRTEGHKMGEAVLIDITCGAIELGIKHLSVYAFSTENWKRSTEEVRFLMGFNREVVRRRRENLDAMGVNMRWVGSRPKMWRSVIKEFDIAEQMTVGNDVITVNYCVNYGGRTEIVEAAQALAQEAADGKINPSRISEASFAKHLHRPDIPDVDLFIRTSGEQRASNFLLWQAAYAEFVFQDKLWPDYDRRDLWAACEEYVNRNRRFGRAE
- a CDS encoding NUDIX hydrolase; translation: MTVLHIVAAVVLDERNQVLVVRKRGTSSFMQPGGKIEPGEQPLAALCREVDEELGARFDPATARPLGRYTATAANEPGHTVDAHLYLVSLDREPHPAAEIEEMTWIDPHDPGDIELAPLTRQTVLALARDPDLVG